The Candidatus Dormiibacterota bacterium genome contains the following window.
CGCGGCCCCGACCCCGGCCGAGACCGAGGCCGGCGGCGCCGGGCTCCACGTCAGCCCCGCGGTGCGCATGCTCGCGCGCGAGCACGCCGTCGACCTCGGCCGGCTGCCGGGGTCGGGACTGGGCGGGCGGATCACCAAGAAGGACATCCTCGAGTGGGTGCAGCAGCGCGACAGCCGGCCGGCCGCCGCTGCCGCCCCGGCTCCGGTGCCCACCGCCGTCCCCGAGGCGGCGCTGGCGGCACCGGCACCGGCACCGGCCCCCGCGCCCCCCGCGCCCCCCGCGCCCGCGGCCGCCGCGGCCTCCGCGGCCGCCGCCGTGCCGCCGGCCGAGGGCGACACCCTGGTGCCGCTGACGCCGATGCGCCGGGCCATCGCCGAGCACATGACCCGCAGCGTCCAGACCTCGCCCCACGCCTGGGTGATGGTCGAGGCGGACATGAGCGCGGTGGCGGGGGTGCGCCAGCGCAACCGCGCCGCCTTTGAGCAGCGCACCGGCGCGAAGCTCACCTTCCTGCCCTTCGTCGCCCGGGCGGTGATCGGCGCGCTGCGCGCCCATCCCACCCTCAACTCCACCTGGACCGCCGACGGCATCGTGCTCAAGCGCGACATCAACCTCGGCATCGCGGTGGCGCTCGAGGACAGCCTGATCGTTCCCGTCATCCCGCACGCCGACCGGCTCAGCATCGCCGGCCTCGCCGCTGCGGCCCAGGACCTCGGCGAGCGCGCCCGCGCCGGCCGGCTGAAGCTCGAGGACATCCAGGGCGGCACCTTCACCCTCAACAACGCCGGCGCCCTGGGCACGCTGATGTCCCAGCCGATCATCAACCAGCCGCAGGCGGCGATCCTCGCCATGGACGCCATCGTCAAGCGACCGGTGGTGGTGGCCGGTGACGCCATCGCGGTCCGGCCGATGATGAACCTCTGCATCTCGTTCGACCACCGCATCAACGACGGGCTGCAGGCGACCCGGTTCATCTCGACGGTGCGCGACACCCTCCAGGCCATGGACGACCGGGTGCTCGACTGACGGCGGTGACCCTTGGTCATCGGTGACTTGACACGGGCTGACGGCAGGGGGTAATTGATGCCGTCCGGACGTGGTGCCGGTCGGGGGGTGGAGGGAGCGAGGATGATCGCACGGATCGCTCGTGGTGGCTGGGGCCCGGACCGCGACGCCGCCCTGCACGACGCCCGCGAGCGCCTGCTCCCGGCGCTGCGCGCCCGCGACGGATACCGGGGACTGATGGTGGTGGAGGACTCCGCCGCCGCGGAGATCATCCTCACCAGCTACTGGACGACCGCGGCGGAGATGTCCGCCGCCGAGGCGGCGGTCTCCGGCATCTGCGCCGAGATCCTCGGCGCCGGCGAGCCGGATGTCGACCATCACCTCGTCGCGGTGTCGGTGGGCGCCCACTCGGCCGTCGAGGGCAGCTGGGTGCGGGTTCTGGACGCCACTGTCGACAACGACCGGATGGCGACCGCGATCGCGCACTTCCGCCAGCGGGTGGTCGGAGCCCTCGGGCAGACCCCCGGCTTCCTCAGCGGGGTGCTGTTCGCCGACCCCAGCACCGCGCGCACCATGCTCGCGACCGCCTGGGACACGGGCGAGCACATGCTGCTCTCGGCCAGCCGCCTGGCCCCGCTCCGCGAGGAGGCCCGGATGGAGTTCGGGATGCGGATCCGCCGGGTCTGGAACGCCCGGCTGCTCCTCGCCGACCTCCCCGCCCCGGTGGTGGCGACCGGCTAGGCTCACCCGGTCCCGGCTCAGACCTCGAGGACGCGCATCCCGTAGGCGAGCCCGGCGCAGAGCCGCTCGAGCTCGGCGGCGAACGGGAGGCGGAGGTCGACCTCGACCCCGTCCCAGGTGAGGTGGCCGCCGCGTCCCCGGCGGGCGTAGCGGGGGGTGCGGACGCTGGCGCCGATGCCGTCCCCGTCCGGGTGCCGCTCCCAGCTGCGCGGCGCTCCCCGCGGATCGGCCCAGAGCGACCACACCTGCCCGGCGGCGAGCACCAGGCCGGAGCAGTGGAGCAGCTCGCAGCGCTCGCCGTCGAGGGTGAAGGGACGTCCCGCCGGCAGCCCCGGCTCGTACGTCGCCGCGATCGGCGGGACCGCGAGCAGCTCGTCGGCGTCGATGAGGTGCTCGAAGGCGAGGCTGCAGCGACGGCGGGTGTACGCGAGGCAGGCGTCGACGCCGGCGCCGCAGCAGCGCAGCCAGTGCTCCGCGCCCGGCCGCAGCCGGACCACCCCGCTCCGCGGCCCGCCACCGAGGGCGTCGAGGTCGACCCGGGTGGCCACCGCGCCCCGCGGGCTGTCGCCGTCGGCGCCGAGCAGGACCGCGGCGCCGGGGCTGGTGGCGACGTCGACCCAGAGGAAGGAGCCCCGCGGCAGCGGCTCGCGGGCGACGTCGGGATCGGTGAGCTGCCGGAGCACCGCCGGCCCGGCGCTGCCGTCGACGAGGAAGCGGCGGTCGGAGCCGCCGATGTCCTCGAGAGCGATCTGCCGGCAGCTTCGCATTTCCCGAAAATTGTATGCGGGATCTGCGGCGCGCAGACCACCGCGTAGAGTGTCCGCCGTCAGCGCGGGATGTGGACGGAGGAGCACGGGTGCCGGCGATCGCCGTCGAGGGCCTGCGGAAGTCGTACGGCGGCGTCGAGGCGGTCCGCGGGCTGAGCTTCGAGGTCGCCGAGGGCGAGGTCTTCGGCCTGCTCGGCCCCAACGGCGCGGGCAAGACCACCGTGGTGGAGATCCTCGAGGGCTACCGCCGCCGCGACGCCGGCAGCGCCTCCGTGCTCGGCGTCGACCCCGCCTCCGGCGGCCGGGCGCTGCGCGCCCGGGTGGGGATCATGCTCCAGGAGTGCGCCATGCCCCGGCTCCTCTCCGTCGGCGAGCTGCTCGATCTCCACGCCGGCTACTACCCGAGGCCGCGGCCGGTCGGCGAGGTGCTCGAGCTGGTCGGCCTGAGCGCGAGGGTGCGGGCCCGGGTCAGGACCCTCTCCGGCGGCCAGCAGCGCCGCCTCGACCTCGCCCTCGCGCTGATCGGCGACCCCGAGCTGATCTTCCTCGACGAGCCCACCACCGGCTTCGACCCCTCGGCGCGCCGCGACGCCTGGGAGATCGTGCGCAGCATCCGCACCCTCGGCCGCACCGTGCTGCTCACCACCCACTACATGGACGAGGCCCAGAGCCTCGCCGACCGGATCTGCGTCATCGCCGCCGGGGAGATCGTCGCCGAGGGCAGCCCGGAGACCATCGGCGGCCGCGAGACGGCGGCCGCCTGCATCCGCTTCACCCTGCCCGAGGGGCTCGAGCTCGCCGCCCTGCCGCTGCCGGTGCGGGTCGGCGACGGCCGCGTGATGGTGGAGACGGCGACGCCGACGCGGACCCTGCACGAGCTCACCAGCTGGGCGGTGGCGAGGGGGCTGGAGCTGCCCGGGCTCGAGGTGGTGCGCCCGTCGCTCGAGGACGTGTATTTGGAGCTCACCAGGGTGCCGTCCGAATGAGCGATGTCGCGCTGGTGGCGCGGCAGGTGCGCTTCGAGCAGAAGACCTTCTGGCGCAACCCCGCCAGCGCCTTCTTCGCGTTCGCCTTCCCGCTGATGTTCCTGGTCATCTTCGGCACCCTCAACCGGGGGGCGCGGATCCAGGCCCTGGGCGACATCCCCTACAACGCCTACTACGTCCCCGCGCTGATCACCTTCGGCGTGGTCGGCGCCTGCATGACCAACATCAGCATGACGCTGACCATCCGGCGCGACTCCGGGGTGCTCAAACGGCTGCGCGGCACCCCGCTGCCCGCGTGGGTGTTCATGGCCGGGGTGATCGGGTCGTCGGCGGTGGTCAGCGCCATCCTGGCCGTCCTGCTCACCGCCGCCGGGATGCTGTTCTACGGGGTGAGCGCTCCGCTGCACCCGGCGACGCTGCTGCTCGTGCTCGTGGTCGGCGCGATCTCGTTCTGCGCCCTGGGGCTGGCCCTCTCCGCGCTCATCCCCAACGCCGACGCCGCCCCGGCGATCACCAACGCGGTGGTGCTGCCGCTGCTCTTCCTCTCCGGCATCTTCTATCCCCTCGACCCGAGCTCGATCCTGAGCCACATCGCCGACTGGTTCCCGATGCGCCACTTCGCGCTCGCGGTCTTCGCCGCCTTCGACCCGCAGGGCAACCGGTCCGGGCTGCCGGCTCTGCACCTGTCGGCGATGCTGACCTGGGGGGTGGTGGGAGTCGCGGTCGCGGTGCGCCGCTTCCGGTGGGAGCCGCGGCGGGGCTGACGGGGAGGGCTGTCATCGCCGCTCCCCGCACCGCTCAGTCCGGCAGCAGGTGGGGGTAGCGCCAGTCGCGGGGCGGGTCGAAGGTCTCCTTGATCGCCCGCAGCGAGACCCAGCGGAGCAGGTTGGCGGCCGAGCCCGCCTTGTCGTTGGTGCCGCTGGCGCGGGCGCCGCCGAAGGGCTGCTGGCCGACCACGGCGCCGGTGGGCTTGTCGTTGACGTAGAAGTTGCCGGCGGCGTTCCGCAGCGCCGCGGCGGCCTGCTCGATCGCACCCCTGTCGGTGGCGAAGACCGCCCCGGTGAGCGCGTACGGCGAGGTGGTGTCGACCAGCCGCAGGGTCTCCTCCCAGGCCCCGTCGGGGTACGGGTACACGGTGAGGATCGGGCCGAAGAGCTCGCGCGCCATCAGCTCGTGGCGGGGATCGTCGGTCTCCAGGATGGTGGGGCGCACGAACCAGCCGCGGGAGGAGTCGGCCTCGCCGCCGGCGACGAGGCGAAGGTGCGGGTCCTCCCGGGCGGCGCCGAGCGCGGCCTCGTGGGTGGCGAACGCGCGGTCGTCGATCACCGCCCCGAGGAAGGTGGCGAAGTCGGCGACGTCGCCCATCGGCAGCGACTCGGTGGCCTCGGCGAGGGGCTCGCGGAGCCGCTCCCAGAGGCTGCGGGGGACGTAGGCGCGCGACGGCGCCGAGCACTTCTGGCCCTGGTACTCGAAGCCCCCGCGCACCAGGGCGGTGCTCAGCGCCCCCAGGTCGGCGGAGGCGTGGGCGACGACGAAGTCCTTGCCGCCGGTCTCGCCGACCAGCCGGGGGTAGCAGCGGTAGCCGTCGATGCCGGCGGCGACCTCCCGCCACATCGAGCGGAAGACCCCGGTCGAGCCGGTGAAGTGGATGCCGGCGAGTGCGGGATGGCGCAGCGCCACCGCCGAGACCGGGCCGCCGTCGCCGGTGACCATGTTGATCACCCCGGGCGGCAGCCCCGCCTCCATCAGCAGCGCCATGATCATCGAGGCGGCGAGCTGGGCGGTGCGCGCCGGCTTCCAGACCACCACATTGCCCATCAGCGCCGGCGCGGTGGGCAGGTTCCCGGCGATCGAGGTGAAGTTGAAGGGGGTGACGGCGAGCACGAAGCCCTCCAGCGGGCGCAGCTCGACACGGTTCCAGGTGCCGGTGGGGGAGACCGGCTGGTCGGCCATCAGGCGCTCGCCGAAGTGGGGGTTGTAGCGCCAGAAGTCGATGAGCTCGCAGGCGGAGTCGATCTCGGCCTGGTGGACGCTCTTGCTCTGGCCGAGCATGGTGGCGGCGTTGAGCCGGTCGCGCCAGGGGCCGGCGAGCAGCTCCGCGGCGCGGAGGAAGACCGCGGCGCGGCTCTCCCAGGGGGCGGCGGCCCATCCCGCCCGGGCGGCGAGGGCGGCGTCGACGGCGGCGGCGACGTCCGCGTCGGTGGCGCGGCGGCCGGTTCCCAGGACCAGCTCGTGGTCGTGGGGGGCGCGGACGCTGAACGGCTCGCCGCCGGCCTCGACCTCACGGCCGCCCACCACCATCGGCAGCGGCCGGGGGGTGGCGGCGAGCTCGCCGAGGGTGGCGCGGAGGGAGCGGCGCTCGGCCGACCCGGGGGCATAGGTCCGGACGGGCTCGTTGCGGGGAGGGGGGACGGGGACGCTCACGGAGGCATTCTTCCACCTCCGGTGTAGAGTGAACCCCAGGTATGGAACCGCTCCCCGTCGTCCCCTCCCCGCGCCCGTCCCACCTCCGCCTCCTCCCCGAGGGGGTCGACCGCCGGCCGCCGTGGCTCACCGTCCGCCTCCCCGCCGGCGAGGGCTACACCAGGCTCAAGGGCATCATGCGCGGCCTCGAGCTGAACACCGTCTGCGAGGAGGCGCGCTGCCCGAACATCGGCGAGTGCTGGGGTCAGGGCACCGCCACCTTCATGATCCTCGGCGACGTCTGCACCCGGGCCTGCGCCTTCTGCGCGGTGAGGAGCGGCCGCCGCGGCGGCGACGTCGACGCCGACGAGCCCCGCCGGGTGGGAGAGGCGGTGGCGCGGATGCGCCTGCGCCACGCGGTGGTCACCTCGGTCGACCGCGACGATCTCCCCGACTTCGGCGCCGGGCTGTTCGCCGAGACCATCCGGGCGATCCGCGCCGCCTCCCCGGGGACCACCGTCGAGGTGCTCACCCCCGACTTCAACGGCAGCGAGGCCTCGCTGCGGACGGTCATGGACGAGGCGCCGGAGATCTTCAACCACAACGTCGAGACCGTCGGCCGCCTCTACCGCCGGGTGCGCCCCCGGGCCGACCTGCTCCAGAGCCTTCGCCTGCTCCAGGCGGGGAAGCGGATGGAGCCGCGCAGCCGCACCAAGTCCGGGCTGATGCTCGGCCTCGGCGAGAGCCTCGACGAGGTCCGCGAGCTGCTCACCACGATGCGGGCGCACGAGATCGAGATCGTGACCATCGGTCAGTACTTGCGGCCCTCGCTGAAGCATCACCCGCTGATCCGCTTCGTGCCCCCGGAGGAGTTCGAGGAGCTCCGCGAGTTCGGCCTCCGCCTGGGCTTCGAGCACGTGGAGTCCGGGCCGCTGGTGCGGAGCAGCTACCACGCCGCCGACCAGGCGGGCTCGGCGCCGGTCGCGGCGGCCGGGGGGTGACCCCTCGGACGCCCCCCGAGGTCGGCCACCTCTGGCTGGGCACGGTGGGCTACAGCGCCGCCTGGGAGCTGCAGCAGCGGCTGGCCCGGGCCCGCGCCGCCGGCGACCTCGACCGCGACTGCGTCCTCCTCCTCGAGCACCCTCCGGTGTTCACGATGGGCCGGAACGGCAGCCCGGAGCACGTCCCCGGCGGCCCCGAGCGGATCCGCGCGCTGGGCGCCGACTACGTCGAGGTCGACCGCGGCGGCTCGGTGACCTTCCACGGACCGGGACAGCTGGTCGCCTACCCGATCCTCCGCCTCGCCGATG
Protein-coding sequences here:
- a CDS encoding dihydrolipoamide acetyltransferase family protein — its product is MAASAAPTPAETEAGGAGLHVSPAVRMLAREHAVDLGRLPGSGLGGRITKKDILEWVQQRDSRPAAAAAPAPVPTAVPEAALAAPAPAPAPAPPAPPAPAAAAASAAAAVPPAEGDTLVPLTPMRRAIAEHMTRSVQTSPHAWVMVEADMSAVAGVRQRNRAAFEQRTGAKLTFLPFVARAVIGALRAHPTLNSTWTADGIVLKRDINLGIAVALEDSLIVPVIPHADRLSIAGLAAAAQDLGERARAGRLKLEDIQGGTFTLNNAGALGTLMSQPIINQPQAAILAMDAIVKRPVVVAGDAIAVRPMMNLCISFDHRINDGLQATRFISTVRDTLQAMDDRVLD
- a CDS encoding ABC transporter ATP-binding protein, which produces MPAIAVEGLRKSYGGVEAVRGLSFEVAEGEVFGLLGPNGAGKTTVVEILEGYRRRDAGSASVLGVDPASGGRALRARVGIMLQECAMPRLLSVGELLDLHAGYYPRPRPVGEVLELVGLSARVRARVRTLSGGQQRRLDLALALIGDPELIFLDEPTTGFDPSARRDAWEIVRSIRTLGRTVLLTTHYMDEAQSLADRICVIAAGEIVAEGSPETIGGRETAAACIRFTLPEGLELAALPLPVRVGDGRVMVETATPTRTLHELTSWAVARGLELPGLEVVRPSLEDVYLELTRVPSE
- a CDS encoding ABC transporter permease gives rise to the protein MSDVALVARQVRFEQKTFWRNPASAFFAFAFPLMFLVIFGTLNRGARIQALGDIPYNAYYVPALITFGVVGACMTNISMTLTIRRDSGVLKRLRGTPLPAWVFMAGVIGSSAVVSAILAVLLTAAGMLFYGVSAPLHPATLLLVLVVGAISFCALGLALSALIPNADAAPAITNAVVLPLLFLSGIFYPLDPSSILSHIADWFPMRHFALAVFAAFDPQGNRSGLPALHLSAMLTWGVVGVAVAVRRFRWEPRRG
- the pruA gene encoding L-glutamate gamma-semialdehyde dehydrogenase is translated as MSVPVPPPRNEPVRTYAPGSAERRSLRATLGELAATPRPLPMVVGGREVEAGGEPFSVRAPHDHELVLGTGRRATDADVAAAVDAALAARAGWAAAPWESRAAVFLRAAELLAGPWRDRLNAATMLGQSKSVHQAEIDSACELIDFWRYNPHFGERLMADQPVSPTGTWNRVELRPLEGFVLAVTPFNFTSIAGNLPTAPALMGNVVVWKPARTAQLAASMIMALLMEAGLPPGVINMVTGDGGPVSAVALRHPALAGIHFTGSTGVFRSMWREVAAGIDGYRCYPRLVGETGGKDFVVAHASADLGALSTALVRGGFEYQGQKCSAPSRAYVPRSLWERLREPLAEATESLPMGDVADFATFLGAVIDDRAFATHEAALGAAREDPHLRLVAGGEADSSRGWFVRPTILETDDPRHELMARELFGPILTVYPYPDGAWEETLRLVDTTSPYALTGAVFATDRGAIEQAAAALRNAAGNFYVNDKPTGAVVGQQPFGGARASGTNDKAGSAANLLRWVSLRAIKETFDPPRDWRYPHLLPD
- the lipA gene encoding lipoyl synthase, with product MEPLPVVPSPRPSHLRLLPEGVDRRPPWLTVRLPAGEGYTRLKGIMRGLELNTVCEEARCPNIGECWGQGTATFMILGDVCTRACAFCAVRSGRRGGDVDADEPRRVGEAVARMRLRHAVVTSVDRDDLPDFGAGLFAETIRAIRAASPGTTVEVLTPDFNGSEASLRTVMDEAPEIFNHNVETVGRLYRRVRPRADLLQSLRLLQAGKRMEPRSRTKSGLMLGLGESLDEVRELLTTMRAHEIEIVTIGQYLRPSLKHHPLIRFVPPEEFEELREFGLRLGFEHVESGPLVRSSYHAADQAGSAPVAAAGG